The Syntrophobacterales bacterium genome has a segment encoding these proteins:
- a CDS encoding DEAD/DEAH box helicase family protein — protein sequence MAIPSIIDNSTENVLLKTILSDLLQSGTYKRFSVATGYWDLPAMREVLPALKDFLSQRMFNEIRLLIGEEPKIRVGQLDSAFPEKYLNADLSELPFSQEYREVVSFMIEALQKGTLKVKLYKGDFLHAKCYIVGAENENAIGIIGSSNFTRAGLMGNTELNAVEDDHRIVNFRPTAQCQNPSHFSWFEKMWNDPASIDWNERFTLEVLGLSKFGDISYSPYEMYIRILYEIYGDDIEIEETLKHEERFESRTDLTLFQEESYRKVKSRLDNPKIGMCLVGDSVGLGKSYIARRVIEEYGYFQRKNVVVVCPASLRDDWKQHLEEITVNAPVFSITEFGNEHSLEGVRNELKRRKEASKAASAIDLLVIDESHNLKTQGSQSFQNLQETITSPDFCSAVPRVLLLTATPVNNGIKDLANQIILSKGGNGQFFSHFGIQDLESFFGNIQRQFSANGRDETFADLYPILHKIMVKRTKHQVKKDFPDATINDGQPIKFPEERLESILYELDGKEIRKTIYKRLANLADENPSLYAAFTEERDQTDEERQEQEGILDFFNFAKATARQSKKAVEFESIFHFIDRAINGLKLIPYSYLSEKKQRTSDEELQARARGSLTGVMKVTMFKSFDSSIHTFRQRIERYSDYLATFETIFFDQSRIVRPEIIQKALTRHDEQPDDDIMDLIEEEVAHFTDRELRKQARDAAYPIKTPYASIRHDDYWIDRVRTFILQDKEIIALILEILAEIRQDSKLETLKQLLRGELKGSKVLIFSYFATTIDYLKQQIGDAFLTELGINREQIAFLKSRNGEYKQEYVRRFSPVAQQQMVINGMVNDKPELKLLFSTDVLSEGQNLQDCGVIINYDLHWNPVKMIQRNGRISRLGSTFDEVFIKNFRPEAQLDKFLRLMKKLQEKIRIIGGSVGIDSSVLGEQISDRQFGLMEDIYSGDTNRQRSATEELERRNDLAFDEVFENDLRDFMRSASDVERERLRSMNFNKWCGIPTVAGKDKLLVFNIGEGEFDYLTHDGAKIGRADNQLTALRRIRSFDRRRQTERIGFTEKQALIRQAEELFASERSVQETMDGGDFGEFLGVRKGGGANPIVQAKTDLLRLLSENAERYSQDNIRRMQRLLTGRNLSVDNRLRAYLRRNDNRVSLDFLDSLAIQSVHLVKQLEPHNAPDPVIWFGYYSAESTMR from the coding sequence ATGGCTATTCCATCCATAATAGACAATTCCACTGAAAACGTTCTGCTGAAGACAATTCTCAGCGATTTACTGCAATCCGGTACGTACAAACGTTTCTCTGTTGCAACTGGTTATTGGGATCTTCCGGCCATGCGGGAAGTACTCCCAGCGCTCAAGGACTTTTTATCTCAACGGATGTTCAATGAAATACGCCTCTTGATTGGCGAAGAGCCGAAAATTCGCGTCGGCCAGCTTGATTCCGCTTTCCCTGAAAAATACCTCAACGCTGATCTTTCAGAACTTCCCTTCTCTCAAGAATATCGTGAAGTCGTCAGCTTCATGATCGAGGCACTACAGAAGGGTACACTCAAGGTCAAACTCTACAAGGGCGATTTTCTTCATGCCAAGTGCTACATCGTCGGTGCCGAAAATGAAAATGCCATTGGAATTATAGGCAGTTCCAACTTCACCCGCGCCGGTCTCATGGGCAATACCGAGTTGAACGCAGTTGAGGATGACCACCGGATTGTCAACTTCCGTCCTACGGCCCAATGTCAGAACCCAAGTCATTTTAGTTGGTTTGAAAAGATGTGGAATGATCCGGCCAGCATTGACTGGAATGAGCGCTTTACCTTGGAGGTGCTGGGACTTAGTAAATTTGGAGATATAAGCTATTCCCCATATGAGATGTATATCCGCATCTTGTATGAGATATATGGTGACGACATCGAAATTGAAGAAACGCTGAAACATGAGGAACGATTTGAGAGCCGGACGGACCTGACACTTTTTCAGGAGGAGAGTTACCGCAAGGTCAAATCACGTTTGGATAATCCCAAGATCGGAATGTGCCTTGTGGGCGACAGCGTTGGGTTGGGAAAATCTTATATAGCGCGGCGGGTTATTGAGGAGTATGGCTATTTTCAGCGCAAGAATGTTGTCGTTGTTTGTCCCGCCTCACTACGTGACGACTGGAAACAACACCTTGAAGAGATCACGGTCAATGCTCCGGTCTTTTCCATTACTGAATTCGGCAACGAACATAGCCTGGAAGGTGTCCGTAATGAACTTAAACGACGCAAAGAGGCATCCAAGGCAGCAAGCGCCATTGACCTCTTGGTAATTGATGAAAGCCACAATCTGAAAACCCAAGGCAGCCAGTCATTTCAGAACCTCCAGGAAACCATCACCAGTCCTGACTTCTGTAGCGCTGTTCCCCGTGTTTTGCTGCTAACCGCAACCCCGGTCAACAATGGCATCAAAGACTTGGCTAACCAAATAATCCTTTCCAAAGGCGGCAACGGACAATTCTTCTCACACTTCGGCATTCAGGACTTGGAGTCGTTCTTCGGCAACATACAGCGTCAGTTCAGCGCCAACGGCAGGGATGAAACTTTCGCTGACCTTTATCCCATTCTGCATAAGATCATGGTCAAACGCACCAAACACCAAGTCAAGAAAGATTTCCCCGATGCGACGATAAACGACGGCCAGCCGATTAAATTTCCGGAAGAGCGCCTTGAGAGCATCCTCTATGAGCTGGACGGAAAGGAGATCAGGAAAACCATATACAAACGTCTTGCAAATCTTGCCGATGAAAATCCATCTCTCTATGCGGCATTTACCGAAGAACGAGACCAGACTGATGAAGAGCGGCAGGAACAAGAGGGAATTCTGGACTTCTTCAATTTTGCTAAGGCAACGGCAAGGCAGAGCAAAAAGGCGGTCGAGTTCGAGTCGATCTTCCATTTTATCGATCGAGCCATCAATGGTCTCAAACTGATCCCCTATAGCTATCTTTCAGAAAAGAAGCAGCGTACTTCCGATGAAGAGCTTCAGGCACGCGCCCGTGGAAGCCTGACTGGAGTCATGAAGGTCACGATGTTCAAGTCTTTCGATTCATCTATCCATACTTTCCGACAAAGGATCGAGCGCTACTCAGACTATCTTGCAACCTTTGAAACCATCTTCTTCGATCAGTCGCGCATTGTACGCCCGGAAATCATTCAGAAGGCGTTGACACGCCATGATGAACAGCCTGATGACGACATCATGGATCTTATCGAAGAAGAGGTTGCGCACTTCACTGACCGGGAACTGCGGAAGCAGGCGCGTGACGCCGCCTACCCAATAAAAACGCCCTACGCTTCCATCCGTCACGATGATTATTGGATAGATCGGGTTAGGACATTCATCCTGCAGGATAAAGAGATTATCGCCCTGATTCTTGAAATACTGGCAGAGATCAGACAGGACAGTAAACTGGAGACCCTGAAACAGTTATTGCGCGGCGAGCTCAAGGGAAGCAAAGTTCTCATCTTCTCCTATTTTGCCACCACCATCGATTACCTCAAACAGCAGATTGGCGATGCATTCCTGACTGAACTCGGTATCAATCGGGAACAGATTGCATTTCTGAAAAGCCGAAATGGAGAGTACAAACAGGAGTATGTGCGCCGTTTTTCTCCTGTTGCCCAGCAGCAGATGGTTATAAATGGCATGGTCAATGACAAACCTGAATTGAAGCTGCTCTTCTCCACCGACGTGTTGAGCGAGGGGCAAAACCTTCAGGATTGCGGCGTTATTATCAACTATGACCTGCACTGGAATCCAGTCAAGATGATCCAGCGCAACGGCAGAATCAGCCGCCTCGGTTCAACCTTTGACGAGGTTTTCATCAAAAACTTCCGCCCCGAAGCCCAGCTTGACAAGTTCCTGAGGTTGATGAAGAAACTTCAAGAGAAGATACGGATCATTGGCGGCAGCGTGGGGATAGACAGCAGCGTTCTTGGTGAACAGATCAGTGACCGCCAGTTCGGACTTATGGAAGATATTTACTCCGGCGATACAAACAGGCAGCGAAGCGCCACCGAAGAACTGGAGCGGCGGAACGACTTGGCTTTTGATGAAGTGTTCGAGAATGATCTGCGTGATTTTATGCGTAGCGCTTCCGACGTGGAGCGGGAGCGCTTGCGTTCCATGAACTTCAACAAATGGTGCGGCATCCCGACGGTAGCCGGGAAAGATAAGCTGCTGGTGTTCAATATCGGTGAAGGTGAGTTTGATTACCTGACGCACGATGGCGCAAAAATTGGCCGTGCGGACAACCAGCTTACAGCTTTACGACGTATCCGCTCTTTTGATAGGCGACGGCAGACAGAACGGATCGGTTTTACCGAAAAGCAGGCCTTGATCCGGCAGGCTGAGGAGCTTTTTGCGTCTGAAAGATCAGTTCAGGAAACCATGGATGGCGGCGACTTTGGAGAGTTTTTGGGCGTAAGAAAAGGTGGCGGCGCAAACCCCATCGTACAGGCAAAGACCGACCTTTTGCGCCTGTTGTCAGAGAATGCAGAACGCTACTCTCAAGACAACATACGACGTATGCAACGTCTGCTCACCGGTCGCAACCTGTCGGTGGATAACCGTCTGCGGGCTTATTTGCGACGAAACGATAACCGGGTGTCGCTTGATTTTCTGGACTCGCTGGCTATACAATCGGTTCACTTGGTCAAGCAACTCGAACCGCACAATGCGCCTGATCCGGTTATATGGTTCGGGTATTATTCCGCTGAATCAACAATGAGATAA
- a CDS encoding Eco57I restriction-modification methylase domain-containing protein, whose protein sequence is MIRQYVKPVAKLDYNTLCESLIRTFGMTETVKWDSSLSTAQQQQLFGGELLRIVADHPTLAQQHDIRALCWPKGTVSQLLFLFVRLSDDRLPKAQIERITRRFVGGLEAERYTVWFFGNPSQTMLKVVLAGREGKKTVCKTLTLEAGQWYKTYDFILDTVAKQNAMPAQRDMFAVGEPSLLWKALWQAFDISIVNKNFYLDIKVAFDSLITALSKCKGILTRPEQRAQFAVRLLGRLIFCWFLKKKGIVGSDALSSATVTTCANFYHELLEPLFFDVFNTPQNARKAGLPACIAGLRFLNGGLFEPQTDDCRGNFQLLIPNDWFAGFFGDTLERYNFTVDENSSANSEIAIDPEMLGRIFENLLAEQNPQTGASARKQTGSFYTPRPIVDYMVEESLIAYLGSGCADFVHTGELPTDLKSQPSDLLNKLNSLRTIDVAAGSGAFPMGMLQKIVMLKQALNPKASLYDLKLKTIENSIYGVDIQPMAIELSRLRCWLSLIVDEEPDKVQPLPNLDFKFVCADSLIDLGYQTLQEQCEKRYGFLFLQEFDDKINELKRIRHGYFDTTHNHNRKQQLKQEFLKVQDEIFRISLDLVKQKLISPEFANRITGWNPFDDSKAAPFFSPAWMFGVEDGFDISIGNPPYVRADAGEEHLAQRKRIIESKQYVTLWEKWDLFIPFIELGYKILKPNGVTTMIVSDAYCHSKYAQKSQEWFLRNSRVMRLDFLSKIKVFDAGVHNIVYFFQKTDGTTNKPERCVHEIEFGKIKKLPTDEQQNLSIRAFFPDDIEQENYTVKTVTLNKICYISYGLRPNSDENDAKGEFVTADVVSLQKDCIHCKAYVEGKHLARWLPVLNVWIEWGTNRAPAKFCRPTFPELHETPEKLLAQKNSGPDPLAVYPYNDT, encoded by the coding sequence ATGATACGGCAGTACGTCAAACCGGTCGCGAAACTGGACTACAATACATTGTGCGAATCCCTGATCCGCACTTTCGGCATGACCGAGACGGTCAAATGGGACAGCTCCCTTTCAACCGCTCAGCAACAACAGCTTTTCGGCGGAGAACTTCTCCGCATCGTGGCAGATCATCCTACCCTGGCTCAACAGCACGACATCCGTGCCCTCTGCTGGCCCAAAGGGACTGTATCCCAACTGCTTTTTCTCTTTGTCCGGCTAAGTGACGACCGCCTCCCCAAAGCGCAGATAGAGCGGATTACGCGCCGTTTTGTGGGCGGCTTGGAGGCCGAGCGTTACACCGTCTGGTTTTTCGGCAATCCGTCACAAACCATGCTTAAGGTTGTACTGGCCGGCCGCGAAGGTAAAAAGACAGTCTGCAAGACTCTGACGCTGGAGGCAGGGCAGTGGTACAAGACCTACGACTTCATCCTGGATACGGTTGCCAAACAAAACGCCATGCCTGCCCAGAGGGATATGTTCGCTGTCGGCGAGCCTTCCCTGCTTTGGAAGGCCCTCTGGCAAGCCTTTGATATCTCGATCGTTAACAAGAACTTCTACCTTGACATCAAAGTTGCCTTTGATTCACTGATAACGGCGCTTTCCAAATGCAAGGGGATTCTGACCAGACCGGAACAACGCGCCCAGTTTGCAGTCCGCCTGCTGGGTCGGCTCATATTCTGCTGGTTTCTGAAGAAAAAGGGGATTGTAGGGAGCGATGCCCTTTCCAGCGCCACGGTTACAACCTGCGCCAATTTCTACCACGAGCTTCTGGAACCGCTCTTTTTCGATGTTTTCAACACCCCGCAAAATGCCCGTAAGGCAGGCCTGCCAGCCTGTATTGCCGGGTTGCGTTTCCTGAACGGCGGCCTGTTCGAGCCACAAACTGATGATTGCCGGGGTAACTTTCAACTGCTGATCCCCAATGACTGGTTTGCAGGATTCTTCGGTGATACCCTGGAGCGCTATAATTTCACAGTGGATGAAAACTCGTCGGCAAATTCCGAAATAGCCATTGACCCGGAGATGCTCGGGCGGATATTTGAAAACCTGCTGGCCGAACAGAATCCACAAACCGGCGCATCGGCCCGCAAACAGACCGGTTCTTTCTACACCCCCCGCCCGATCGTGGATTATATGGTTGAGGAAAGCCTGATCGCGTATTTGGGGAGTGGGTGTGCAGACTTTGTTCACACCGGCGAGCTGCCCACCGATCTGAAATCACAACCATCAGATTTGCTAAACAAGCTGAATAGCCTGAGGACCATCGACGTTGCCGCCGGTTCCGGCGCCTTCCCCATGGGGATGCTGCAAAAGATCGTCATGCTCAAACAGGCGCTTAATCCCAAAGCGTCCCTCTATGACCTGAAGCTGAAAACCATTGAAAATAGCATCTACGGCGTGGACATTCAGCCGATGGCGATCGAGCTTTCACGGCTGCGCTGCTGGCTGTCGCTGATCGTGGATGAAGAGCCGGACAAGGTGCAGCCGCTCCCCAATCTGGATTTCAAGTTTGTGTGCGCCGATTCACTGATAGACTTGGGTTACCAGACATTACAGGAGCAGTGCGAAAAGCGGTATGGTTTCCTTTTTCTTCAGGAGTTTGATGATAAAATAAATGAGTTGAAGCGTATCAGGCATGGCTATTTTGATACAACGCACAACCATAATCGTAAACAACAGTTGAAGCAGGAATTTCTGAAAGTCCAGGATGAAATATTCAGGATTTCACTTGATCTGGTGAAACAGAAGCTGATCAGCCCGGAGTTTGCCAATCGAATCACTGGCTGGAACCCTTTTGATGACAGCAAAGCGGCGCCGTTTTTCAGCCCTGCATGGATGTTTGGCGTTGAAGATGGATTTGATATTTCAATAGGAAATCCGCCGTATGTAAGGGCGGATGCGGGAGAAGAACATCTTGCCCAGCGGAAGCGAATTATCGAATCGAAGCAATATGTAACACTGTGGGAAAAATGGGATCTCTTCATTCCGTTCATAGAGCTTGGGTATAAAATTCTGAAGCCGAACGGCGTCACCACCATGATAGTTTCCGATGCCTATTGCCATTCCAAATATGCCCAGAAATCACAGGAGTGGTTCCTGCGCAACAGCCGCGTGATGCGCTTGGACTTCTTGAGCAAGATCAAGGTGTTCGATGCAGGAGTACATAACATTGTTTATTTCTTTCAGAAGACGGACGGTACAACCAACAAACCTGAGCGATGTGTGCATGAGATTGAATTTGGGAAGATAAAGAAACTGCCGACTGATGAGCAGCAAAATCTATCAATTCGAGCGTTTTTTCCGGACGATATAGAACAAGAAAACTATACGGTTAAAACGGTTACTCTAAATAAGATTTGTTACATTAGCTATGGACTTCGTCCAAATAGTGATGAAAACGACGCCAAAGGAGAATTTGTCACTGCAGATGTTGTTTCGTTACAAAAGGATTGTATTCATTGCAAGGCATATGTGGAAGGGAAGCATCTTGCAAGATGGCTTCCTGTTCTCAACGTATGGATCGAATGGGGAACAAATCGTGCTCCAGCTAAATTCTGTCGCCCAACATTTCCCGAACTTCATGAAACGCCTGAAAAACTTTTGGCCCAGAAGAACTCAGGGCCTGATCCTCTTGCGGTTTATCCCTACAACGATACATAA
- the cimA gene encoding citramalate synthase has protein sequence MATAEMLLYDTTLRDGTQGEQINFTAEEKLRIAQRLDANGFHYIEGGWPGSNPKDMRFFELAKGVEFKQTRLVAFGSTRKPASKPEDCPNLQALLAAATPTVTIFGKSWDLHVKEILQTSLAENIAMVRDSIIFLKSVGKETIFDAEHFFDGYKNNPRYALQVIEAAAAAGADMIVLCDTNGGAMPQEITEIIHSVGEVIPSERLGIHAHNDSGVAVANSLAAVLCGVRMVQGTVNGFGERCGNANLITIISNLQLKMGKQCMTEEQLRQLSKLAHYVSDLANIPPVPYSPYVGRSAFAHKGGVHVSAVVKNASAYEHIKPELVGNHQRVLVSDLAGKSNIEYKAREMGIDLGTDELTSRRIVTEVKRMEDEGYRFDAAEGSLSLLIKKATGEFKAPFALESFQVINSKTKEAPSQCHATVKITVGAEEELTAAEGNGPINALDHALRKALTKFYPQIAEMHLVDFKVRIIESSEGTGAKVRVLLDSRDGHDLWSTIGVSTNVIDASWHALVDSIQYKLSKDKLNKHNPTSKKARKSQKLA, from the coding sequence ATGGCAACAGCAGAAATGTTGCTCTACGATACAACATTGAGGGATGGAACCCAGGGAGAGCAGATCAACTTCACGGCCGAAGAAAAATTGCGCATTGCCCAACGTCTGGACGCTAATGGCTTTCACTATATCGAAGGGGGTTGGCCCGGCTCAAATCCGAAGGACATGCGTTTTTTTGAACTGGCAAAAGGGGTTGAATTCAAGCAGACCAGGCTTGTCGCCTTCGGCAGTACGCGCAAACCTGCCAGCAAACCGGAAGATTGCCCCAATCTGCAGGCGCTTCTGGCCGCAGCAACGCCCACGGTAACGATTTTCGGCAAGTCATGGGATCTGCATGTGAAGGAGATTTTGCAGACATCCCTTGCGGAAAACATTGCCATGGTCCGCGACTCCATCATTTTTCTTAAATCCGTGGGAAAGGAAACGATTTTCGACGCCGAGCATTTCTTCGACGGCTATAAAAATAATCCCCGGTACGCCTTGCAGGTTATCGAGGCGGCTGCCGCAGCGGGCGCTGACATGATCGTTCTGTGCGACACCAATGGCGGCGCCATGCCCCAGGAAATAACGGAAATAATTCACTCTGTGGGCGAAGTGATTCCTTCGGAGCGGCTGGGCATTCATGCCCATAACGACAGCGGCGTGGCTGTAGCCAATTCGCTGGCTGCAGTTTTATGCGGCGTAAGGATGGTGCAGGGAACGGTGAACGGTTTCGGCGAACGGTGCGGCAACGCAAACCTGATTACCATTATTTCCAACTTGCAGCTCAAAATGGGCAAACAGTGCATGACGGAGGAGCAGCTTCGCCAATTGTCCAAGTTGGCCCATTATGTCAGCGACTTGGCAAATATCCCTCCCGTTCCTTACAGCCCCTACGTCGGGCGCAGCGCCTTCGCCCACAAGGGGGGTGTCCACGTGAGCGCTGTCGTGAAAAATGCCAGCGCCTATGAGCACATCAAGCCGGAGCTGGTAGGCAACCATCAGCGAGTTCTGGTTTCCGATCTGGCCGGAAAAAGCAATATCGAATACAAGGCGCGGGAGATGGGCATCGATCTGGGAACCGACGAGCTGACGAGTCGGAGGATCGTGACGGAAGTAAAAAGGATGGAAGATGAGGGATATCGGTTTGATGCAGCCGAAGGATCGCTTTCGCTGCTGATAAAAAAGGCAACCGGGGAATTCAAGGCGCCCTTTGCGCTCGAAAGTTTTCAGGTCATCAACTCCAAGACGAAGGAGGCGCCCTCCCAGTGTCACGCCACCGTCAAGATAACGGTCGGCGCTGAAGAAGAGCTGACGGCGGCGGAAGGCAACGGCCCCATCAACGCCCTCGACCACGCCTTAAGGAAGGCATTGACAAAATTTTACCCTCAGATTGCCGAGATGCATCTGGTGGATTTCAAGGTAAGGATTATCGAGAGCAGCGAAGGCACCGGCGCCAAGGTAAGGGTTTTGCTGGATTCCCGTGATGGCCATGATCTCTGGAGCACGATCGGCGTCTCAACCAATGTAATCGATGCCAGTTGGCATGCCCTGGTGGACAGCATCCAATACAAATTGAGCAAGGACAAGCTGAACAAACATAATCCGACCAGCAAAAAAGCTCGTAAAAGCCAGAAGCTGGCGTGA
- the rimO gene encoding 30S ribosomal protein S12 methylthiotransferase RimO: MKGKRVQIISLGCPKNQVDSEVMASLLEKGGFRLTERREDAAVILINTCAFILPAKEEAIEEILSAALWKKGAAGRRIVVAGCLPQRYGSELAESLPEVDLFLGISDVPEIARRLRMLFAGEKGKNGCAVIGKPTFLMNAAHKRIISTPAGSAYLKIAEGCSNSCSYCVIPSIRGKARSRGIDDLVQEAEELASQGVRELILIAQDTTAYGRDLRDKTSLSRLLRALAEIAGISWIRLLYLYPGRITPELLRTIADEKKICKYIDIPIQHSDDSILAAMQRGGNSAQLRSVIARAREIIPGVALRTSLIVGFPGETPRRFENLLSFVREIRFDHLGAFPYCREEGSKAAGLPVRISEREKRRRRDILMEEQAFISREINSRLIGSVQEVLVEGKSERDDFPMTGRCRRQAPEIDGITYLRGGKAKIGQIIPCRITAADDYDLFAEIIA; encoded by the coding sequence GTGAAGGGAAAAAGGGTTCAGATAATCAGTCTCGGCTGTCCCAAGAACCAGGTGGATTCCGAGGTGATGGCATCTCTCCTGGAAAAAGGCGGGTTCCGGCTGACGGAACGGCGGGAGGATGCCGCCGTCATCCTGATCAACACCTGCGCCTTTATCCTGCCCGCAAAAGAAGAGGCGATCGAGGAAATTCTCTCAGCCGCTCTCTGGAAAAAGGGCGCTGCGGGCAGAAGGATTGTCGTTGCCGGCTGTCTGCCGCAGCGCTACGGAAGCGAGCTTGCGGAGTCGTTGCCCGAGGTTGATCTGTTTCTCGGCATCTCGGATGTTCCCGAGATCGCCCGCCGCCTGAGGATGCTTTTTGCCGGGGAAAAAGGGAAAAACGGCTGCGCCGTTATCGGCAAGCCTACCTTTTTAATGAACGCGGCCCATAAACGAATTATTTCCACTCCGGCGGGGAGCGCCTACCTGAAAATCGCCGAGGGATGTTCAAACAGTTGTTCGTACTGCGTTATTCCGTCCATCCGCGGCAAGGCGCGCAGTCGCGGGATTGACGATCTCGTCCAAGAGGCGGAGGAACTCGCTTCCCAGGGGGTGCGCGAGCTGATCCTGATTGCCCAGGACACCACCGCCTACGGAAGGGATCTGCGGGACAAGACGTCCCTGAGCCGACTGCTTCGCGCGCTTGCCGAAATCGCCGGCATTTCCTGGATACGGCTTCTCTACCTCTACCCGGGCCGGATCACGCCGGAGCTTCTGCGTACTATTGCCGATGAGAAAAAGATCTGTAAATACATTGACATCCCGATACAGCACAGCGATGATTCGATCCTCGCGGCGATGCAGCGCGGGGGCAACAGCGCCCAGCTCCGCAGTGTTATTGCCCGGGCCCGGGAGATTATCCCCGGCGTTGCGCTGCGTACCTCGCTGATCGTCGGATTTCCTGGCGAAACCCCCCGCCGTTTTGAAAATTTGCTCTCGTTCGTCCGGGAAATTCGTTTTGACCATCTGGGCGCCTTTCCCTACTGCCGGGAAGAGGGCAGCAAGGCGGCAGGCCTTCCCGTCCGGATTTCAGAACGTGAGAAGCGGCGGCGGCGGGATATCCTGATGGAAGAACAGGCATTTATCTCGCGGGAGATCAACAGCCGTCTGATCGGCTCCGTGCAGGAGGTTCTTGTGGAAGGGAAAAGCGAGCGGGACGACTTCCCGATGACCGGCAGGTGCCGACGTCAGGCCCCCGAGATTGACGGCATTACCTACCTCAGGGGAGGCAAGGCCAAAATAGGCCAGATCATCCCCTGCCGGATAACCGCCGCTGACGATTACGACCTTTTTGCTGAAATCATTGCCTGA
- a CDS encoding acetyl-CoA carboxylase biotin carboxyl carrier protein subunit, which produces MSEEVKAPMPGKILEVLVNVGDQVNEDDELIILEAMKMENPIYAPVGGTVKEIKVKANDSVDTDQLMMVIE; this is translated from the coding sequence ATGAGTGAAGAAGTAAAGGCCCCGATGCCGGGCAAAATACTCGAGGTTCTTGTCAATGTTGGAGATCAGGTGAATGAAGACGATGAGCTGATCATTCTCGAGGCAATGAAGATGGAAAATCCGATTTACGCCCCGGTTGGCGGAACCGTCAAGGAAATCAAGGTAAAAGCCAATGATTCGGTCGATACGGACCAGCTCATGATGGTCATCGAGTAG